From the Streptomyces sp. KMM 9044 genome, one window contains:
- a CDS encoding nitrate/nitrite transporter, with protein sequence MTAPGQVPAPSPPPSRGGRWIQHWDPEDETFWNRTGEPIARRNLLFSVLSEHIGFSVWTMWSVLVLFMGPEYGLTPADKFLLTSMVTLVGAVVRVPYTFAVAVFGGRNWTIASAALLLVPTVAAFTVMEPGTSFSTFLLVGLLAGIGGGNFASSMTNINAFFPLRRKGWALGLNAGGGNIGVPVIQLAALAIIGAGGGPRVLLGLYIPLIVVAAVLAALYMDNLASVRNDTGAAKDAARDAHTWIMSFLYIGTFGSFIGYSFAFGQVLQNQFDRTPLEAAYVTFIGPLLGSLIRPVGGWLADRYGGSRITLWNFVGMGVATGVLIVASMQKSLALFTVAFVVLFVLTGLGNGSTYKMIPGIFQAKALARGLSGEEAAAYGRRLSGASMGLIGAVGALGGVGINLAFRQSFLSYGSGTGAFVAFLAFYAVCLVVTWAVYLRRPARPASTTVIAEDKAQLSYAQV encoded by the coding sequence ATGACAGCCCCTGGTCAGGTCCCCGCACCGTCGCCGCCCCCGAGCAGGGGCGGCCGCTGGATCCAGCACTGGGATCCCGAGGACGAGACGTTCTGGAACCGGACCGGGGAGCCGATCGCCCGCCGGAACCTCCTCTTCTCGGTGCTGTCCGAACACATCGGGTTCTCGGTGTGGACGATGTGGTCCGTGCTGGTGCTCTTCATGGGCCCGGAGTACGGGCTGACCCCGGCCGACAAGTTCCTGCTGACGTCCATGGTGACGCTGGTCGGCGCCGTGGTCCGGGTCCCGTACACCTTCGCCGTCGCGGTGTTCGGCGGACGCAACTGGACGATCGCCTCCGCCGCGCTGCTGCTCGTGCCCACGGTCGCCGCGTTCACCGTGATGGAGCCGGGGACGTCCTTCTCCACCTTCCTGCTGGTCGGCCTGCTGGCCGGCATCGGCGGCGGCAACTTCGCCTCCTCCATGACCAACATCAACGCCTTCTTCCCGCTGCGGAGGAAGGGCTGGGCGCTCGGCCTGAACGCCGGCGGCGGCAACATCGGCGTCCCGGTGATCCAGCTCGCCGCCCTCGCGATCATCGGGGCGGGCGGCGGGCCCCGGGTGCTGCTCGGCCTCTACATCCCGCTGATCGTCGTGGCCGCCGTGCTCGCCGCGCTGTACATGGACAACCTCGCCTCGGTACGCAACGACACCGGTGCGGCCAAGGACGCCGCCCGGGACGCGCACACCTGGATCATGTCCTTCCTCTACATCGGCACCTTCGGCTCGTTCATCGGCTACAGCTTCGCCTTCGGGCAGGTGCTGCAGAACCAGTTCGACCGCACGCCGCTCGAGGCCGCGTACGTCACCTTCATCGGCCCGCTGCTCGGCTCCCTGATCCGCCCGGTGGGCGGATGGCTCGCCGACCGGTACGGCGGCTCGCGGATCACGCTGTGGAACTTCGTCGGCATGGGCGTGGCGACCGGGGTGCTGATCGTCGCCTCCATGCAGAAGTCACTGGCGCTGTTCACCGTGGCCTTCGTGGTGCTGTTCGTGCTCACCGGCCTCGGCAACGGCTCGACGTACAAGATGATCCCGGGCATCTTCCAGGCCAAGGCGCTGGCCCGGGGGCTGAGTGGTGAGGAGGCGGCTGCGTACGGGCGCAGGCTGTCCGGGGCCTCCATGGGGCTGATCGGCGCGGTGGGCGCGCTCGGTGGCGTCGGCATCAACCTCGCCTTCCGCCAGTCCTTCCTCTCCTACGGTTCCGGCACCGGCGCGTTCGTCGCCTTCCTGGCCTTCTACGCGGTCTGCCTGGTGGTCACCTGGGCCGTATACCTTCGCCGCCCGGCCCGGCCGGCCTCCACGACGGTCATTGCGGAGGACAAGGCGCAGCTCAGCTACGCCCAGGTGTGA